Proteins encoded in a region of the Planctomycetaceae bacterium genome:
- a CDS encoding TrkA family potassium uptake protein, with the protein MERFAIIGLGLFGKSLATRLAEAGAEVIAIDKSRDLVDDVRDIVAVAVSLDSTDEQALIAQGVDKVDVAVVGIGTHFESSALTTVILKQLGVPRVISRATSRIRADILTRIGADGVISPEEESAERWAGRLLAPSVLERFAIAEGFSLAQVTAPRDFWNKTLAELDLSKKHKVLAVAIRRTTPGEGDAVARETVISAPGPDTAIREGDLMVVIGPDAAIAALPQS; encoded by the coding sequence ATGGAACGATTCGCCATCATCGGACTGGGACTGTTCGGCAAGAGCCTGGCCACCCGCCTGGCTGAGGCGGGGGCCGAAGTCATCGCCATCGACAAGAGCCGCGACCTGGTCGACGACGTGCGAGACATTGTCGCCGTCGCCGTCAGCCTCGACAGCACCGACGAGCAGGCGCTGATCGCCCAGGGCGTCGACAAAGTCGACGTGGCCGTCGTGGGCATCGGGACGCACTTCGAGTCCAGCGCCCTGACCACCGTCATCCTCAAACAACTGGGCGTGCCCCGCGTCATCAGCCGCGCCACCTCGCGCATCCGCGCCGATATCCTCACCCGCATCGGCGCCGACGGCGTCATCAGTCCCGAGGAAGAATCCGCCGAACGCTGGGCCGGGCGACTGCTGGCCCCGTCGGTGCTCGAACGCTTCGCCATCGCCGAAGGCTTCAGCCTCGCCCAGGTGACCGCCCCCAGGGATTTCTGGAACAAGACGCTGGCGGAACTGGATTTGTCCAAGAAGCACAAGGTGCTGGCCGTGGCGATACGCCGCACCACGCCCGGCGAGGGCGACGCCGTCGCCCGCGAAACCGTCATCTCCGCCCCCGGGCCCGACACGGCCATCCGCGAAGGCGACCTGATGGTCGTCATCGGTCCCGACGCCGCCATCGCCGCACTGCCGCAGTCCTGA